From Methanobacterium congolense, one genomic window encodes:
- a CDS encoding Lrp/AsnC family transcriptional regulator has translation MDDTDMEILRSLVENSRITISQMSKEIDIPDATISNRLKKLEKNAIKQYTLILNPETLGLKVTAIIIIQTESEKHENVEKELSVLEEVSEVYSISGEYDILIKVWAHSIHELNRIVNSKIRSVDGVEDLTEMIVMERVKEGVVPPMGPEK, from the coding sequence ATGGATGATACAGATATGGAGATACTTCGTTCCCTTGTGGAAAATTCGAGGATTACCATCTCCCAGATGTCAAAGGAGATTGATATACCAGATGCAACTATCTCCAACAGACTCAAAAAACTGGAAAAAAATGCTATAAAACAATACACTCTGATACTGAACCCTGAAACATTAGGATTGAAGGTTACTGCAATAATCATAATTCAGACTGAATCAGAAAAACACGAAAACGTTGAAAAAGAGTTATCGGTACTTGAAGAAGTTTCCGAGGTTTACAGCATCTCAGGAGAGTACGACATCTTAATCAAGGTGTGGGCGCACAGCATACATGAACTTAACAGGATAGTAAACAGTAAAATACGTTCCGTTGATGGAGTTGAGGATTTAACAGAAATGATAGTCATGGAACGTGTTAAAGAAGGGGTTGTGCCACCAATGGGGCCTGAAAAATAG